Proteins found in one Chlamydia pneumoniae TW-183 genomic segment:
- a CDS encoding amino acid permease has translation MHSHSKPTKPLGTFTVGMLSLAVVISLRNLPLTAKHGLSTLFFYGLAVICFMIPYALISAELASFKPQGIYIWARDALGKWWGFFAIWMQWFHNMTWYPAVLAFIASTIVYKINPELAHNKVYIATVILAGFWILTFFNFLGITSSALFSSICVIIGTLIPGVILVSLALFWIFSGNPIAISLSWGNLLPNFSNVSSLVLLAGMLLALCGLEANANLASDMVNPRKNYPKAVFIGAIATLTILVLGSLSIAIVIPKEEISLVSGLVKTFTLFFDKYNLSWMTGIVVVMTIAGSLGELNAWMFAGTKGLFISTQNDCLPRLFKKVNSKNVPTNLMLFQGIVVTIFTLLFLCLDSADLVYWILTALSVQMYLAMYICLFLAGPILRIKEPRAQRLYSVPGKFLGICTMSILGILSCAFALWVSFLPPRELAQISEGSKIGYTTFLLLAFSLNCLIPFGIYFTHKRLSKKS, from the coding sequence ATGCACTCCCACTCAAAACCAACGAAACCGTTGGGAACATTCACGGTCGGCATGTTATCACTTGCTGTAGTGATTAGTTTGCGTAATCTCCCGTTAACAGCAAAACATGGTCTTTCCACTCTGTTTTTTTATGGACTAGCAGTCATATGTTTTATGATTCCGTATGCTCTGATTTCTGCTGAGCTTGCTTCTTTCAAGCCTCAGGGAATTTATATTTGGGCACGTGACGCTCTAGGCAAATGGTGGGGATTCTTTGCTATATGGATGCAATGGTTTCACAACATGACGTGGTATCCTGCCGTGTTAGCTTTTATAGCGAGTACCATTGTTTATAAAATCAATCCAGAACTCGCTCACAACAAAGTGTACATTGCAACCGTGATCCTTGCTGGTTTTTGGATACTTACATTTTTTAATTTTTTAGGAATTACTTCTTCCGCATTATTCAGCTCTATTTGTGTAATCATAGGAACATTAATTCCAGGAGTCATCTTAGTTAGTTTGGCTCTCTTTTGGATTTTTTCTGGCAATCCCATTGCTATTTCTCTTTCTTGGGGAAATCTTCTTCCTAATTTCAGTAACGTATCTTCACTTGTACTACTAGCTGGAATGTTACTTGCGTTATGTGGTCTAGAGGCTAATGCGAACCTTGCTTCTGATATGGTAAATCCTAGAAAAAATTATCCAAAGGCAGTCTTCATTGGTGCAATAGCAACACTCACTATTTTAGTTCTGGGTTCTTTATCCATAGCAATAGTGATTCCGAAAGAAGAAATTAGTTTAGTCTCTGGACTAGTAAAAACGTTTACCTTGTTCTTTGATAAATATAACCTCTCCTGGATGACTGGAATCGTTGTAGTCATGACCATTGCAGGATCGCTAGGCGAACTTAATGCTTGGATGTTTGCAGGAACAAAGGGGCTTTTTATTTCCACTCAGAATGACTGTCTTCCCCGACTCTTTAAGAAAGTAAATAGCAAAAATGTTCCAACGAACTTAATGTTATTCCAAGGTATTGTTGTGACAATATTCACACTTTTATTTCTATGCCTTGATTCAGCAGACCTGGTGTATTGGATTTTAACTGCACTGAGCGTGCAGATGTATCTTGCGATGTACATCTGTCTGTTTCTTGCAGGACCGATCTTACGTATCAAAGAACCAAGGGCTCAACGCCTCTATTCTGTACCAGGAAAGTTTTTGGGAATCTGTACGATGTCTATCTTAGGAATTCTCTCCTGTGCGTTTGCTCTTTGGGTGAGCTTCCTGCCTCCTAGAGAACTTGCTCAGATATCTGAAGGCAGCAAAATAGGATATACTACATTCCTGCTTTTAGCATTTAGCTTGAATTGCTTAATTCCTTTCGGAATCTATTTCACGCATAAACGCTTATCTAAAAAGAGCTAA
- a CDS encoding CT214 family putative inclusion membrane protein, with translation MTILCLLAISVLLLLGVVFALVGCHVLAAPLGLLVWGCAASVCSMMAIVSLMCLYKGGKPLIEPSNEEKIDPTKDLEIKDPESLKPVPVEGQSLPKERKTVSFKAKIPSIVEDDFKPYVIQSTFYHQNKVYSKPIAERMQSLEKEITTLIVDFPRALEESSKSSGSLLRGVISEIKNLFLPRFLSRKVKYSLTACLRRLGSIVEEYASSDLLILLLTKPEPLNMVTQQLIAHLNSLKTEKRKLTPHMQKLVLSINFWFYGWSLEEKCIEKIVAYDPNLLTDELKAHLEAGNIVQFLLSFQSSEMQREFRALFPSDAQELPSAKDGSNYVPAINSSEYMYDFKDLSVLKKSLSERLAFCEKIPSPSSWNFTSSVASHYKDFSLLFTFFSNQQSVILQNPFLLIELLHENPKCQTFLKGLLEKAMPMSNWAALFRPMLMGMLCSGIARKKELKIIAEHLGVPFKEITQAIASGKILDLLLQHLFDF, from the coding sequence GTGACTATTCTCTGTCTTTTAGCCATTTCGGTTCTTTTATTGCTGGGTGTTGTTTTCGCTTTGGTAGGGTGTCATGTACTTGCCGCTCCTCTAGGTCTTCTTGTTTGGGGGTGTGCCGCTTCAGTATGCTCCATGATGGCCATTGTTTCCCTAATGTGTTTGTATAAGGGAGGAAAACCCTTAATTGAGCCCTCTAACGAAGAAAAGATAGACCCCACCAAAGACCTTGAAATAAAAGACCCTGAAAGTCTTAAGCCTGTTCCGGTTGAAGGTCAAAGTCTTCCCAAAGAGCGTAAGACCGTTTCTTTTAAGGCTAAAATCCCATCAATAGTAGAAGATGATTTTAAGCCCTATGTTATCCAAAGTACATTTTATCATCAGAATAAAGTCTATTCTAAGCCGATAGCAGAGCGAATGCAGTCTCTAGAAAAAGAGATCACAACGTTAATTGTTGACTTCCCTCGCGCTCTGGAGGAAAGCTCTAAGAGTTCTGGTAGCTTGCTCAGGGGAGTCATCTCTGAAATTAAGAATCTTTTTCTTCCTCGTTTCTTGAGTCGCAAGGTAAAGTACTCTTTGACCGCTTGTTTAAGGCGTCTGGGATCTATAGTAGAAGAATATGCAAGCTCTGACCTACTCATTCTTCTTTTAACAAAACCAGAGCCTTTAAATATGGTGACCCAACAGTTGATTGCGCACCTGAATTCTTTAAAAACGGAAAAACGAAAGCTCACTCCTCATATGCAGAAGTTGGTACTTTCTATTAATTTTTGGTTCTATGGATGGTCATTAGAGGAAAAGTGTATTGAAAAAATCGTTGCATACGACCCTAATCTTCTTACTGACGAGTTAAAGGCGCATTTAGAAGCAGGAAATATAGTGCAGTTTCTTTTATCTTTCCAGTCTTCTGAGATGCAAAGGGAGTTTCGAGCTCTTTTCCCAAGCGATGCTCAGGAACTTCCTTCAGCTAAAGATGGGAGCAACTACGTTCCGGCAATCAACTCTTCTGAGTATATGTATGACTTTAAAGATCTAAGCGTTCTTAAAAAGTCTTTGAGTGAGCGCCTAGCATTTTGTGAGAAGATACCGTCACCCTCCAGTTGGAATTTTACTAGTTCTGTAGCTAGCCACTACAAGGACTTCTCCCTTTTATTTACATTCTTCTCAAATCAACAATCTGTTATTTTACAAAACCCATTTTTATTAATAGAATTGCTACACGAGAATCCCAAGTGTCAGACTTTCTTAAAAGGTTTATTAGAGAAAGCAATGCCGATGAGTAATTGGGCTGCGCTTTTTCGTCCTATGCTAATGGGAATGCTTTGTTCTGGCATAGCTAGAAAAAAGGAACTTAAGATTATAGCAGAACATTTAGGAGTTCCTTTCAAAGAGATAACGCAAGCGATAGCGTCTGGAAAAATTCTGGATCTTTTATTACAACACTTATTTGATTTTTAG
- the mgtE gene encoding magnesium transporter — MDSRTSHLDDELSFKLEKAFTCLSTDIHSHDLSKIVIEYNPIDLAYAVSCLPSESRAILYKNLSCITAKVAFIINTDSASRWAIFRRLSDSEVCALIEQMPPDEAVWVLDDIPDRRYRRILELIDSKKALKIRDLQKHGRNTAGRLMTNEFFAFLMETTVKDVSACIRSNPGIDLTRLVFVLDFKGELQGVVTDRSLIINPPEMSLKQIMNQIEHKVLPDATREEVVDLVERYKIAALPVVDEENFLIGAITYEDVVEAIEDIADETIARMAGTTEDVGYQTCHVVQRFLLRAPWLLVTLFAGLISASVMAYFQKISPALLALIIFFIPLINGMSGNVGVQCSTILVRSMATGTLSFGRRRETIFKEMSIGLLTGVVLGILCGLVVYLMGFLGLNIFSGGGIQLGVTVATGVLGASLTATTLGVLSPFFFAKLGVDPALASGPIVTALNDIMSMIIFFLIAGGINFLFFN, encoded by the coding sequence ATGGATTCCAGGACGAGTCATCTAGATGACGAGCTGAGTTTTAAGTTAGAAAAAGCATTTACTTGTCTTTCTACAGATATACATTCTCATGATCTTTCTAAAATTGTGATTGAGTATAACCCGATAGACCTTGCTTATGCTGTTTCCTGTCTTCCCTCGGAATCGCGTGCTATTTTATATAAGAACCTCTCTTGTATTACCGCTAAAGTTGCGTTTATCATCAATACAGATTCTGCTTCGCGGTGGGCGATTTTTCGTAGGTTGTCGGATTCTGAGGTCTGCGCTTTAATTGAACAGATGCCTCCAGATGAAGCGGTATGGGTTTTAGATGATATCCCCGATCGTAGGTATCGGAGAATTCTTGAGCTTATAGATTCTAAAAAAGCACTAAAAATTCGTGATTTGCAGAAACACGGAAGAAATACTGCAGGAAGGCTGATGACCAATGAGTTTTTTGCCTTTTTGATGGAAACAACGGTGAAAGACGTTTCTGCTTGTATTCGAAGTAATCCTGGGATTGATTTAACTCGTTTGGTCTTTGTTTTGGATTTTAAAGGCGAGTTGCAAGGTGTCGTTACCGATAGAAGTTTGATCATTAACCCTCCCGAGATGTCTTTAAAGCAAATTATGAATCAGATTGAACATAAGGTGCTTCCTGATGCTACCCGTGAAGAGGTCGTCGATCTTGTAGAGAGGTATAAAATTGCCGCTCTTCCGGTTGTTGATGAGGAAAATTTCTTGATTGGGGCTATTACTTATGAAGATGTTGTTGAAGCTATCGAGGACATCGCTGATGAGACTATAGCTAGGATGGCAGGTACTACGGAAGATGTGGGTTATCAGACCTGTCATGTTGTGCAAAGATTTTTACTAAGAGCTCCCTGGCTTTTGGTGACTCTATTTGCAGGTTTGATTAGCGCCTCCGTCATGGCATATTTCCAAAAAATTTCCCCCGCCCTTTTAGCTCTGATTATCTTCTTTATTCCTTTGATTAACGGAATGTCAGGAAATGTAGGTGTTCAATGTAGCACTATTTTAGTGCGGAGTATGGCTACAGGGACGCTTTCTTTCGGACGGCGTCGAGAGACCATTTTTAAAGAAATGAGTATCGGGCTGCTTACAGGAGTCGTTTTAGGGATTCTATGTGGTCTTGTTGTCTATTTAATGGGCTTTCTAGGCTTAAATATCTTCTCCGGAGGAGGTATTCAACTAGGCGTTACGGTGGCTACTGGGGTTCTGGGAGCTTCTCTCACAGCTACGACTCTAGGGGTTTTATCCCCATTTTTCTTTGCTAAGCTAGGAGTAGACCCGGCTTTAGCCTCCGGGCCCATTGTCACAGCCCTAAATGATATTATGTCAATGATAATCTTTTTTCTGATAGCCGGAGGTATAAACTTTCTCTTTTTTAATTAG
- a CDS encoding tetratricopeptide repeat protein: protein MIRSPLPFISSKRALNMLGLQDEFSCPEDVVDFLFSEIELLAQQDEPSEGYLALSRSLLMMTHNHPKVVKRVIFYGVSYGLKHKSMSIFIDVLTYIDFLFEKLGISASDRLSLCSARTCINFELYSQTGEMKFLSEVVDNFRLIEQLLKMHPQLKNRLGWEHFRIGAKQEEVSLVASASVYQAVGRSFIELYHKHLELSDLACGMKCLALALDLSPNNAHIHADYAKGLVVLGTRQGKSLLIERGMEHFSKAIFLSFSRDGDTLAYQNYRYSYALASVKLFDLTYKKEHFDQAMNILYQTVQAFPNLSGLWMVWGELLIRSGWLNSNMKYIEVGLEKLASLQKKTNDPIALSGLLATGIAILGLYLEEPNLFKDSRHRLISAMRTFPGNSALVHALGVVQLCSALYFNEDSHFASAISCFQSCLEWDLDATGMWQKLFDAYFSWGIKKKSARLLRKAVDVASRLCSLRPEAFLFWSDRGLALKCLAEATIDEAYKEIFLSESLLHYQRAWDLSGRLEILELWGQSHYLLAELQQSLFHYDEAYTLLTKVDLTLSSSRVKLILAAVLLGKGRLLQDTDPAEEAREILEPLVEVYLEDENFLLLLGKVYLFLFWKNKNVCLGKLARTYLEKATSLGCPEAYYTLGKFYAVIKDVNKAWGMVIRSAQYGVRITEAKWLNDPYLANLREIHAFREVVENQKGRLWLGNKTEMKRN, encoded by the coding sequence ATGATTAGATCACCATTACCTTTTATTTCCTCTAAAAGAGCCTTAAATATGTTGGGCTTGCAGGATGAGTTCAGTTGTCCAGAAGATGTGGTTGATTTCCTTTTCTCTGAAATTGAATTATTGGCACAACAAGACGAACCGAGCGAGGGCTACTTAGCTTTGTCTCGGTCTCTATTAATGATGACTCACAATCACCCTAAAGTTGTAAAGAGAGTGATTTTCTATGGGGTCTCTTATGGTTTAAAACATAAAAGTATGTCGATTTTCATTGATGTTTTGACCTATATAGATTTTCTTTTTGAAAAATTAGGAATTAGTGCTTCTGATAGGCTTTCCTTGTGCTCTGCAAGAACCTGTATCAATTTTGAACTTTATTCTCAGACGGGAGAGATGAAATTTCTCTCTGAAGTTGTAGATAATTTCCGTTTAATAGAACAGCTTTTGAAAATGCATCCTCAACTGAAGAATCGTTTAGGATGGGAGCACTTCCGTATAGGAGCTAAGCAAGAAGAGGTTTCTTTAGTAGCAAGTGCTTCTGTGTATCAGGCTGTGGGCCGTAGTTTTATAGAATTATACCACAAGCACTTAGAATTGAGTGATTTGGCCTGCGGCATGAAATGTCTGGCCTTAGCTCTAGATTTATCACCTAATAATGCTCATATCCATGCTGACTATGCTAAGGGCCTGGTAGTTTTAGGAACTAGACAGGGAAAGTCTTTGCTCATAGAAAGAGGGATGGAGCATTTTTCTAAAGCCATTTTTCTGAGTTTCAGCAGGGATGGTGACACCCTTGCCTATCAAAATTATCGTTATAGCTATGCTCTTGCTTCTGTGAAGTTATTCGATCTGACTTATAAAAAAGAGCATTTTGATCAGGCTATGAACATCCTTTACCAAACCGTTCAGGCGTTTCCTAATCTTTCAGGGCTATGGATGGTTTGGGGTGAGCTCCTCATTCGTTCGGGATGGTTGAATAGTAATATGAAGTATATTGAAGTTGGTTTAGAAAAACTGGCTTCTTTACAAAAAAAGACGAATGATCCCATTGCGCTTTCAGGTTTACTAGCTACAGGGATTGCTATTTTAGGGTTATACTTAGAAGAACCAAATTTATTTAAAGATAGTCGGCACAGGCTGATTTCTGCTATGAGGACGTTTCCTGGCAATAGTGCGTTAGTCCATGCTCTTGGTGTTGTGCAGCTTTGCTCCGCACTTTATTTCAATGAGGACTCGCATTTTGCTTCTGCTATTTCTTGTTTTCAGTCTTGTTTAGAATGGGATTTGGATGCGACAGGAATGTGGCAAAAATTATTTGATGCATATTTTTCTTGGGGGATCAAGAAAAAAAGTGCTAGATTGCTACGAAAAGCTGTAGATGTAGCAAGTAGGTTATGTTCTTTGCGTCCAGAGGCTTTTTTATTTTGGAGTGATCGAGGATTAGCATTAAAATGCTTGGCAGAAGCCACAATCGATGAAGCTTATAAAGAAATTTTCTTATCAGAGTCACTGTTACATTATCAGAGAGCGTGGGATTTAAGTGGTCGACTGGAAATCCTAGAACTTTGGGGACAATCTCATTATTTGCTTGCCGAACTGCAACAAAGTTTGTTTCATTATGATGAGGCATACACACTTTTAACTAAGGTAGATCTTACTTTATCCTCCTCTAGGGTTAAATTGATTCTTGCTGCGGTTTTGTTGGGGAAAGGAAGATTACTACAAGATACAGACCCGGCTGAAGAAGCACGGGAGATTTTAGAACCTCTAGTTGAAGTTTATCTTGAAGATGAGAATTTCTTACTACTGTTAGGAAAAGTATACTTATTCCTATTTTGGAAAAATAAGAATGTGTGTTTAGGTAAGCTTGCTAGAACATATTTAGAGAAGGCAACTTCTTTGGGGTGTCCAGAGGCGTATTATACTTTGGGAAAGTTTTATGCAGTGATCAAAGATGTGAACAAGGCGTGGGGAATGGTCATTCGCTCTGCGCAGTATGGCGTTCGTATTACAGAAGCCAAGTGGTTAAACGATCCTTATTTAGCTAACCTCAGGGAAATCCATGCATTTCGTGAAGTTGTAGAGAATCAAAAGGGAAGATTATGGTTGGGGAACAAAACCGAAATGAAGAGAAACTAG